One stretch of Candidatus Baltobacteraceae bacterium DNA includes these proteins:
- a CDS encoding aldolase/citrate lyase family protein, translating to MRENTVRNKLRAGGVSVGSWLAFESPLSAEIMAAAGFEWLMVDTEHGPIAGSAVIHLINACRAAGCVPFVRVTWNESSLIQKVLDMGAYGTLVPVVNDSTQAKAAVADAKYPPLGNRSCGGIRAPIAFGAEMPEYRPRANEETMLMVQIETPEAVKNADSIAATEGVDLLFVGPNDLALTMGEPALIWSKMSAKYKEAIALIPQIAKKHGKYAGIQIHDAAFANDCVAMGYTLVGYSGDSGMLLRAAKGARAEVKA from the coding sequence ATGCGTGAAAACACAGTAAGAAACAAATTGCGGGCTGGTGGCGTAAGCGTCGGTTCGTGGCTCGCCTTCGAGAGCCCGCTGTCTGCTGAAATCATGGCCGCCGCCGGATTCGAATGGCTGATGGTCGACACCGAGCACGGTCCGATCGCCGGTAGCGCCGTTATCCATCTCATCAACGCGTGCCGGGCCGCGGGTTGCGTTCCATTCGTACGCGTTACATGGAACGAATCGTCGCTCATTCAGAAGGTGCTCGATATGGGTGCGTACGGTACGCTCGTCCCCGTCGTCAACGACTCGACCCAAGCCAAAGCGGCCGTCGCCGATGCAAAATATCCGCCGCTTGGAAATCGGAGCTGCGGCGGGATTCGCGCACCGATCGCATTCGGAGCGGAGATGCCCGAATATCGTCCGCGTGCGAACGAGGAAACGATGCTGATGGTGCAAATCGAAACGCCCGAAGCCGTCAAGAATGCAGATTCGATCGCAGCGACCGAAGGCGTCGATTTGCTCTTCGTCGGACCGAACGATTTGGCCCTAACAATGGGTGAGCCGGCGCTTATCTGGTCGAAGATGAGCGCGAAGTATAAGGAAGCGATCGCTCTCATACCGCAAATTGCGAAAAAGCACGGCAAATATGCCGGCATTCAGATTCATGACGCCGCGTTTGCGAATGATTGCGTTGCAATGGGCTACACGCTTGTCGGCTATTCGGGCGACAGCGGGATGCTTTTGCGTGCTGCGAAGGGTGCGCGCGCCGAGGTCAAGGCATAG